The nucleotide window GCGGGCAGGCCGGGCCGCGGCGGGGGCAGGGAGGTGACCCTCGCGGGCAGGGGGCGCGGCGCGGCGCCCCGCCCGGCCCGTCCCCCTCCGCGCCGCGCCCGCGCAGTATGAGCCGCGGGCCTCGGATGCGTCGCCGAGCAGCCGCCCGGCCGCCCCGCCGCGCCCCCCCGCGCCAGCCCGACAAGCCCTGCGCCGACGGCGAGCGGGCCCAGCGCTGGCGCCTCTCGCTGGCCTCGCTGCTCTTCTTCGCCGCGCTGCTCTCCGACCATCTGTGGCTCTGCGCCGCCGCCAAGCTGCGCTCCAAGGACCGGGGCCCGGCCCCGCCGCCCGCGCCCTGGGCGGCCTGGCGGGCCCACAACCGCAGCGGGCCCGCCGCCCTctgccccgccgccgccgccgccgccggccgcCCGGCGCTGAGCCTGGCCTGCGCCCGAGGCCGCTTCTGGCCGGGCCCGCCGGACGCCGCGCCCCCCGTGCCTCTGCggccctccgccgccgccgcccaagCCGCGCTCCTGGAGAGACACTTCGCGAACTTCAGCCTCCCCTTTTGTGAGACTTACTCCATCTGGGACCTGCTGCTGGGCATGGCCGGCCCGGAGAGCCTGGACTGCAGCCTGGACAGCCTCCTGGTGGACTttctcgccgccgccgcctctggAGCCCAGCGCGGAGAGGCCTGTAGCAGCTGCCTGGAGGCTTACCAGAGGTTGGACCAACACGCTCAGGAAAAATACGAGGAGTTCGACCTCTTGCTGGAGAAATATTTGCAAGCCGAAGACTATTCCGTGCGCTCCTGCATAAGAGACTGCAAGGTAAGGACGGGCCGGACCCCTCGGCCTcgctcagcccccccccactcccccttccccccccccaggcttccagGCTGGCCTTGGGAGGAAGCGGCACCCACTGCTGCAGGGGCAACTCCCAAGCACTCTTCCCTGCCAAAGGTCGGCCAGCCCTTCCTTGGCTACCTGGATTTTGGAAACGAACCAGGCCGCCGCGGCCTCTGAGGTTACAAAGGCTCCCCTGTCGGATCCCTTGAGGGCAGGCCTTACCAGCCTTGGGTGAGTGATCTGCTCAGGGGAGGCACTTTTTCCCTTTCCCTGTCTCAGTACTTGGCAGTGTGGTTTAAATGAAGGCAAACACAAGGCTAGAAGATGAGAAGCAAAGAGCAACATAAAACGAAGGTAGTTGCAAGTAGTggtagaagaggaagattccggtcccatagcaccttaaaggccaagtATATTTCTgagaaagggagctctgactctcaaaagctggtacctgggaaatctagttggttgttaaggtgctactgggccctaATCTTGATCGTCAAATGAAGTTACCGGCGCGCTCATCTTCTCAAACATGGGCACATTCTCCGGTGGCTTATGCTGGGCATCTCGAGAGGGTGTCAATGGCGTTCCCAGTCTGAGCCTTGCAGGGCTGCTTCACCAAAAGGACAACAGAACAGAGACTGTGTTTAAGGGAAAAGCAAGAGTAACTTGCTGCAAGCCAAGGGCAGCGGCTgatgcggggtgggggtgggggtgggggtgggggggtggcggTCAAGGGCCTCTGGGCCAACAAGCTTCTCAGAGTGTCTTTCTTCTTGAATCTGTGGCATCCATGTTCTGACCAAGGTCCTGCTTATACAAGGAAACAAAGTAAATTCTGTTCTACTTTATGGCTTTTTTCAGGGTCCTGGGAGTTTTAGTTTGGAATATTGAGATTTCTCTGTTGAAAAATTCCTTAGGACAGGTGATGGAAATGCATGAGGGCCAAACCGGGGGACGTAGCAGGATATTTCTGAATAGATCTTCCCAGCACTTTCACTGCAAACGGCAAATTCAGAGCAGAGTTgtgggggtatgtgtgtgtgtgtgtgttgtgtgtgtgtgtaggttaaCTTTCCTTGTCCTGTGCTGTTTAACGCATCCAAACATGTCATGTGGGACGTGTGGTTCTAAAGAAAGTAATAGTTACAAACCATGGCTGCTGGTACGCATCTTTGTTACATATCCTGAGCCTGAGATGTTTCAGCTTACAGACCACTTGCATGAAGGGTGAGATTAGAACCGCGTGTCCAGGGGTGTGTGGGCGGTGCTTCCCTTAGGTCTTGACCCCAAGCCTCAGCCTCCACGTTCCTCAGCTGGGGATCATGCAGTCAGTCACACACCAATGCCTCACCCTCCTGCCTGTTGACATGGGAGCAGCCCCTTCTCATTCTTCCTCAAGGCAAACATTACCGCTTTGGGGCAAGAATAGGACAAACGTGCACCCCACTGGTAGCTGTGAGTGAGACCCCACACAGATGTTGCGACCATTTCTGTTCTGTGTATATGGTACTCAGTGACCATTTCTATGTGCTTTCTTCCCttgaaatgttttttgaggaaaaccAAGTTCAGAAATCCTATAGCAGCAGTACTATAAAAATACACAAACAATAGCATGCCATAATAGATTAGGACCATTAAAAGGCACAAATAATAAGCCCCTGTCCTTGCTCTTTGGATCTCTTATGTACCACACAACTGCTTTTTTTTCTGCATTGAAACTGGAACCTTAGAACTCTGAAAAAGTGGCTTCCCTTACTGTGGCCgcactgcatttatttatttagttatgatGTGTGTGGTCCGTAGTtcctactgagactcaaggtggactacatagtgtgagattagtgcagttaGTATCAAGgacttttcaataaacaatgccgtaaGGTAAATACATGCAAGTTTACAacgacataacatcagcaaaaacaCAGTACAGAATTGAGGAAATACTGAAGCATATGCAGTTCTAAGACTGTCATTAAACAACAGAGAACAGCCCagcagggtcatacttaaagcaacagataaggcaacaggtagtatgtaCTAGTTAAGTCCGTGGTCTCTATTCTGCATCACTTGCAAAAcgccaggagagtggaggttttcctgacctctttaggtaggctgttccatagggtgggggccaccacagagaaagcccatgtatgggtagctgttgattttgcccgtgtgcaaggtggcagctgcaggagaccctgttcagatgagtgaagctgccgtggaggaacaaagggagggaggtggccctgtaggtatgctggatcaAGGCATGTGATAGCTAATAACCTTGAAttaagcccagtaactgataggtagccaatggagtgactgcagaacaggaGCAATGGTCATGCTCCTGCTGACTTCTGATAACAgccgagctgcagcgttctgctcCAACTGGAGTTGCCTAGTTGACTTAGACTGGAGACGTATGTATACTGCATTATAATagacaagtcttgatgttaccatagtggTAACATCAGGTGGACCCTgactggatagctcaggtgagcctgatctcgtcagatctcagaagctaagcaagttggccttggttagtaattggatgggagacctccagcaaagaccagggctgcaaaggcaggcaatggcaagccacctctggtagtctcttgccatgaaaaccctgccaggggtcaccataagtcagctatgacttgagggcaccacacacacgcgcgcgcacacacacacacacacacacacacacgcaacatcaggtggccagattgaccatgtcgaggtaagaagccatcttccaggctagagtgagattgcagaaagcattttttgcagttgccttttctagcagtagcgctggatccagcaTAACCCATAGGCTTCTTAACTGAATCTACAAGGGTCAGATGGACTCCTTTGAAAGTAGGGAATaagatgtctttcaagatctctgacttcttagtggacatcacttctgttttgccTGGCTTCAATGTCAATTTCTTCATTTCCAGCCATTTTACCTACCGCCTTCTATCTTTCCTACCATTATTGtattttccagagagtcttgtcttctcatgatgtgaccaaagtacattagcctcagttttgttagaGTAGCTTCTAGGAAAAATTTGATCCAGAACCCAAGTATTTGTCTTTTAGGCCTTCCATCTTCTCCAgtcccacatttcaaatgaatcagatttcttcctgtcagcttgcctcactgtccagctttcacatgcATACATAGGGGAATACCATAGagtagattatcttgatcttggtgtcCAGTGACACATGCTCATCcttcaaagaatcatagaatgatagggttggaagggatctccagggtcatctagtccaatccccagcagagtgcaggaaattcacaactaccccccccaccaaacacacacacacgcaggggggccctgcttcatgcccagaagatggcaaaagatctccaggatccctagccaaactgtccTGGGGAAAACTGTGGTGActggcattgccctgggcatgtaagaaagggccacgagaattaagctctggtgtaacccttcctgccctccctctcagcattgggttcacagaatcagcattgctgtcaggtggccatctagcctctgcttaaaaacctccaaagaaggggagcctaccacctcccaaggaagcctgttccactgaaagaTCACTCTTAACTgtctggaagttcttcctaatgtttagccaaaaactcttttgttttaatttcaagccgttggttctggtccgaaaTGCTGGGGCaatagaaaacaactccacgccattctctatatgacagtccttcaagtacttgaagatggttatcatatcacctctcagtcatcgcctctccaggctaaacataacgagccccttcaacttttcctcacagaacttggtctccagacccctcaccatcttcgttgccctcctctggacacgttccagcttgtctatatccttaaattgtggtgtccaaaactgaacacaatactctaggtgaggactaagcagagcagagtagagcgataccatcacttctcgggATCTGGACATTATGCTTctattgatacagcccaaaactgcatttgcctttttagctaccacatcacactgctgactcgtcACTCATTTCCAAGagaatgaggaaccattaacaagcacactttgggtgtgatctgtcaaccagttacagatccacctaactcTAATAGAATACAAGCCACAGTTTAtcagcttgtcaacaagaatattatatggaaccttatcaaaagccttactgatatcaagataaactatgtctacagcatttccttgatccagcaaggtagtaactttctcaaaaaaacagataaggttagtctgacatgacttgttcttgtttgatgatttgttccaaaactTTATCAGGTATAGATGCTAAGCTGATGagttggtagttacctggatcctcctttttcctgttcttgaagatggggacaacatttgcccgcctccaatcttctggcaccccCCCTGATTTCCAAGAATTCTCAGAAATAATGGAcggaggctcagaaattacactTGTTAGTTCTTTTAGTATCTTTAAGTaaaattcatctggccctgaggacttagttccatttaaagaatctAAGTGTTTctgtactacctctatgctgatcctaggctgtaactcccttcccccatcatgtgttctatTATTGCcctgttgagcaccatttccctcgcaggagaagactgaggaaaagtaggaattgagcagttctgccctctcttcatcgcttgttacaatttcacttccctgtccctgcaatgggcctaccatgtccttgctctttttcttactttgaacataagcaaagaacccttttttgttgtttttagcatctcttgctagcccaagctcatactgagctttagctttttttAACATTCTCTCTACAAGCATAGATTATTTGTCTACATTcttccttggttataaggccctccttccatttcctaaatgagtcatTTTTATGTATCAATTCATTAGAAAGTTGTTTAAGATGTCACCTTGACTTCTTTAGGGTcctctcatttttccttctcataggaatcgtttgtgattgtgctttcaatatttcacttcgaagaaactcccacccctcttgaactcccttctccttaagtatttctgaccatgggatttctgaccatgggattctaccaaGCATAGCtctcagtttgttaaaatttgctttcctgaagtccaacctatatgtctgactacgtacaacttttcccttccccaagactataaattccaaaattacatggtcactctctgctacccagggtgcccctactttcacctcgtcaaccagttcttccctgttggtatCAAGTCTAAGATAGCCGAACCCCTTGcttccctctctactttctgaaaaatgaagttgtcagcaagacaagtcaggaatttatttgacctttcatttttaacagAGTTAGACTTTCAGcagatatctgggtaattgaaatccACCATGACCACGGCGTCCCGTCTCTTTGCAAACACTGTAACTTGTTCTAGGAgtgtctcatccaagtcctctgcctggctagttggtctatagcagacccccaccatagtatcactattatttcttattccttttatttttacccagagactctcaactgaacttccatgcttcctaataaatatatacatcctttacatataaaGCTACTCTTCCCCTGTTCCTTATTTGTCTGTTCCTTtgaaacaagttgtatccctcaatcctagtattccaattgtgagtgtcattccagcaagttttcagtaatgcctattatgtcatagtccccttcctgtattagggcttcaagttcctcctgcttgtttcccatactctgtgcattagtgtagagacattggaagccatgagttatatgccctgaagTTTTTGTTTCTTTACTTCCCTCCaggttaatgtttcctagcataagTGCCACCCCCCGCAAATCGTTAGTGTTCACATCTCCAGGTTTCCCCTGCCATCAAAAGCTTTcgccttagacctcctcagtttaactggtaata belongs to Eublepharis macularius isolate TG4126 chromosome 13, MPM_Emac_v1.0, whole genome shotgun sequence and includes:
- the NALF2 gene encoding NALCN channel auxiliary factor 2, with the protein product MSRGPRMRRRAAARPPRRAPPRQPDKPCADGERAQRWRLSLASLLFFAALLSDHLWLCAAAKLRSKDRGPAPPPAPWAAWRAHNRSGPAALCPAAAAAAGRPALSLACARGRFWPGPPDAAPPVPLRPSAAAAQAALLERHFANFSLPFCETYSIWDLLLGMAGPESLDCSLDSLLVDFLAAAASGAQRGEACSSCLEAYQRLDQHAQEKYEEFDLLLEKYLQAEDYSVRSCIRDCKAVYKAWLCSEYFNVTQLQCQHRIPCKQYCLEVQTRCPFVLPDNDELIYGGLPGFICTGLLENQFPNAEAKCCDVQWDSCDRQPDSNSNASTKSTESESFHKQHHDTSPHQQQHHYHLYYHHHQYHHPHPSLLPVSAGSRLSNSKIRLCVLVLMLLHTMVSFSTVHSSGAIASGGLSLEALPTMDESLTRDE